A region of uncultured Desulfobacter sp. DNA encodes the following proteins:
- a CDS encoding DUF2169 domain-containing protein, with the protein MEIINDTPFTIAPIPGRIPFPGHSLTLAVKATYVLAPGKSCVLSSDQLRPAGDTYYPDDPGGTGALYYGSDFTYFKPAADFLLAGTCWHLQSRPEKSFDVAFGVGNRIKTLMVPGTCSGIPGSGRIFGPIPVHSPQRLGRMGRFDGRWQVDRWPWFPEDFDFAHFNQAWPDQQVQGGLKGDEHLYFRHLDRDLPEFKSSLPGIRVRCFVQQSDCKKPDCKRPEGPLFAEVAMNLDTLWANTDSKILILVWRGWTTTGSADHEEIDYLYILSEPLETKALPLDHYREKFIEALDRENRKWEPGPLPPGPDKTVPLPQETWPSGPVPSSPGSAGTVADWAEDAVEDTAEKQNDEVAAFLAGLDPLLDGLDPVTRQEVQSRQKALVNQLLKTDPEKITAGNLENVEILKRSALDDLGFGPDHIPAPSPKARAEQVRLLRAMGLGADEIDTLGRDPSFQEFQGIMAAAFPKRGLDPENLEPLILQAQALSLFRDQADPIAPAPVESPHPEVATPAAAPLESGESAEPNLTRRRVEERAAARESFQSENFTGLDLSGLDLSGLDFANAIFHGAVLRRARLDDAVFEKAVMTGADLRDCQARDTLFVTATLTGADFSGADASGADFSEAVMDQARFSGAILREARLERVRCTHADFSKADLTGARAADSDFSHSRFQESTGAEAIFRQAVLKHTDFSFSTFEGANFKGADLEKANLGASNLKFARFAKAILTRACLVRANLFQGSLKGANLDGTDLRGACLYGVEFLNSRFKNTLVAGADLTMTKLAAGKRS; encoded by the coding sequence TTGGAAATTATTAACGACACCCCGTTCACCATTGCCCCGATTCCGGGCCGGATTCCCTTTCCCGGCCATTCCTTAACCTTGGCGGTTAAGGCCACCTATGTGCTGGCACCAGGCAAAAGTTGCGTCCTTTCGTCCGACCAGCTCCGGCCTGCCGGAGATACCTATTATCCCGATGATCCGGGCGGAACCGGGGCGCTCTATTACGGATCTGATTTCACGTACTTTAAGCCTGCAGCAGATTTCCTGCTGGCAGGCACCTGCTGGCACCTGCAGAGCCGGCCGGAAAAGAGCTTTGACGTGGCCTTTGGGGTCGGGAACCGCATCAAGACCCTGATGGTTCCGGGGACATGTTCCGGCATTCCCGGGTCCGGCAGAATATTCGGTCCCATCCCTGTTCACAGCCCCCAGCGGCTTGGCCGGATGGGCCGCTTTGATGGCCGGTGGCAGGTGGACCGGTGGCCCTGGTTCCCCGAAGATTTTGATTTTGCCCATTTCAACCAGGCCTGGCCGGACCAGCAAGTCCAGGGCGGGCTCAAGGGCGATGAGCACCTATATTTCCGCCATCTGGATCGGGATCTTCCGGAATTCAAATCTTCTTTGCCCGGCATCCGGGTCAGGTGTTTTGTTCAGCAATCAGATTGCAAAAAACCAGATTGCAAAAGACCGGAAGGCCCCTTGTTCGCGGAAGTTGCCATGAATCTGGATACCCTGTGGGCCAATACGGATTCAAAGATCCTGATTCTGGTCTGGCGGGGATGGACCACAACGGGATCTGCGGACCATGAAGAGATTGATTATCTTTACATTCTGTCTGAACCCCTGGAAACAAAGGCGCTGCCCCTGGACCATTACCGGGAAAAATTCATCGAGGCCCTGGACCGGGAAAACCGGAAATGGGAACCTGGGCCTTTGCCTCCCGGGCCTGATAAAACAGTCCCTTTACCCCAGGAAACATGGCCATCGGGGCCTGTTCCCTCCAGTCCGGGGAGCGCGGGCACGGTGGCGGATTGGGCAGAGGACGCTGTCGAAGATACCGCAGAAAAGCAAAATGATGAAGTGGCGGCTTTTCTGGCCGGGCTGGATCCTTTGCTTGACGGTCTTGACCCTGTTACCAGACAGGAAGTCCAATCCCGCCAGAAGGCCCTTGTGAATCAGCTCCTGAAAACCGATCCGGAAAAAATTACGGCTGGAAATCTTGAAAATGTCGAAATCCTGAAGCGCAGTGCCTTGGATGACCTGGGCTTCGGCCCGGACCATATCCCTGCACCTTCACCCAAAGCCCGGGCCGAGCAGGTCCGGCTTCTTAGAGCCATGGGCTTGGGGGCGGATGAGATCGACACCCTTGGCCGGGATCCATCCTTTCAGGAGTTCCAGGGCATCATGGCAGCCGCCTTTCCTAAAAGGGGCCTGGATCCTGAAAATCTGGAACCTCTGATCCTTCAGGCCCAAGCATTGTCCCTTTTCCGGGATCAGGCGGATCCTATCGCTCCAGCCCCGGTGGAATCACCACATCCTGAGGTTGCGACTCCGGCGGCGGCACCCCTGGAGTCCGGCGAGTCAGCCGAGCCGAATCTGACCCGAAGGCGGGTTGAAGAACGGGCCGCAGCCAGGGAGTCTTTTCAATCAGAAAATTTTACGGGGCTTGACCTCTCGGGACTGGATCTTTCGGGCCTTGATTTTGCCAACGCCATATTTCACGGGGCTGTACTCCGCCGGGCAAGGCTGGATGACGCCGTTTTTGAAAAAGCCGTCATGACCGGCGCGGATCTCAGGGACTGTCAGGCCCGGGATACCCTTTTTGTGACGGCAACGCTCACAGGGGCAGATTTTTCCGGGGCTGATGCCAGCGGCGCGGATTTTTCAGAAGCGGTCATGGACCAGGCCCGTTTTTCCGGAGCCATTCTCAGGGAAGCCCGCCTTGAAAGGGTGCGCTGCACCCATGCGGATTTTTCAAAGGCGGATCTCACCGGAGCCAGGGCCGCCGATTCGGATTTCTCCCACAGCCGGTTTCAGGAAAGCACCGGGGCCGAGGCAATTTTCCGCCAGGCGGTCCTGAAACATACGGACTTTTCATTCTCAACCTTTGAGGGGGCAAATTTTAAGGGCGCGGATTTGGAAAAGGCCAACCTTGGCGCTTCCAACCTGAAATTCGCCCGGTTCGCCAAGGCCATCCTTACCCGGGCCTGCCTTGTCCGGGCGAACCTATTTCAGGGGAGCCTGAAGGGGGCCAACCTGGACGGTACTGATTTGCGGGGGGCCTGTCTTTATGGGGTGGAGTTCCTCAATTCCCGGTTTAAAAACACCCTGGTGGCCGGAGCCGACCTGACCATGACCAAGCTGGCTGCCGGGAAAAGGAGTTGA
- a CDS encoding pentapeptide repeat-containing protein, producing the protein MADKDTFDFKNMNFSELSSAFRNFGSRMLEEETVRQKARQKESFAGVIFMGLDLPGMNFSGIDLSEAMILNTCLKGADFTGADLSGTKFCGVDLDGALFPGCDLSEAVMENTTARGAVFRNAVLTSFSVTTSLTLTKAPEQMTLSKKALDLMQTDLSEKNPLEMDIDLGDLGLSDEDFQPGKSCFDGADFSFSHMVQARFESVGLRNSGFSHADLTRAVFKECRMAGSRLDQTRILNTGFFHTDLSGAVFKNADIRDAGFTHCTLDRTDFAEAGVARTRFFDVDLKAVVNFPSDLAGCVIAEADLGDRDFSGQDLQGIRFSGVNLKNAGFQKSDLSRSIFENCDIGHGDFSSAVMDSARFTGVMAEAASFQGAVFSQAFFSGCNLGACNFTQTILAACSISDTSMDKAMFHNADLTAATITGSKAREARFDQGNLEDVCMSHSDLGQTCFAGARLTRARFTSAGLQGADFSSTRMAGALFMGVDLGSANLIAADLSRVEFRDTVLKNAHLTNTLLKTVRFHHCDLTGLDLNGHAFSGADLSGAMLAGVNFAGCTLEDMDFSNACLAKADFSMAVLKDTTLAGADLGGAVFRGAVLDYCDLGQCRLEGSDFEKARLNQSDLQGNDFSTVKIVGTAFILCGLKSCCFAGTDLKGCDFSDSDLSLANLKGADLSFSKLHQVNFSGADLSKADLKGAQGKSVDFSGSRLSGADLKGAMLTSARLDKAEADSADFSNALLERAEFNHARCPNALFQKAVLSFSDFSHADLSCADFRRANLLQARLHRIKDHRTLMDGALLTDVRYTDEDLARAEDYTLPKPGTSLKDWLKDIE; encoded by the coding sequence ATGGCTGATAAAGATACCTTTGATTTTAAAAACATGAACTTCAGTGAGCTTTCCTCAGCCTTCCGCAATTTTGGCTCCCGGATGCTGGAAGAAGAAACGGTCCGGCAAAAGGCACGACAGAAGGAATCCTTTGCCGGTGTCATTTTCATGGGACTTGACCTTCCAGGGATGAATTTTTCCGGAATAGACCTGTCCGAGGCCATGATCCTGAATACCTGTTTAAAAGGCGCTGATTTCACCGGAGCGGACCTGTCCGGGACAAAATTTTGTGGCGTGGATCTGGATGGCGCCCTATTCCCGGGTTGTGACTTGTCGGAAGCCGTCATGGAGAACACCACCGCCCGGGGCGCTGTCTTCAGGAATGCTGTGCTGACCTCTTTCTCCGTCACCACATCCTTGACCCTCACAAAGGCCCCGGAGCAGATGACCCTGTCAAAAAAAGCCCTGGATCTGATGCAGACCGACCTGTCAGAAAAAAATCCATTGGAGATGGATATTGACCTGGGGGACCTGGGGCTCTCGGATGAGGATTTTCAACCCGGAAAAAGTTGCTTTGACGGTGCTGATTTTTCATTCTCCCATATGGTTCAGGCCCGGTTTGAGTCTGTGGGGCTCCGGAATTCCGGGTTTTCCCATGCGGATCTGACCCGTGCGGTTTTCAAAGAGTGCCGCATGGCCGGGTCCCGACTGGACCAGACCCGGATTCTCAATACCGGATTTTTTCACACAGATCTTTCCGGGGCGGTGTTTAAAAATGCGGATATCCGGGATGCCGGATTTACCCACTGCACCTTGGACCGGACCGATTTTGCCGAAGCCGGAGTGGCAAGGACCCGCTTCTTTGATGTGGACTTAAAAGCAGTGGTCAATTTCCCGTCCGACCTGGCCGGGTGCGTGATCGCCGAAGCCGACCTCGGGGATCGGGATTTTTCCGGACAGGATCTCCAAGGGATTCGATTCTCCGGGGTGAACCTGAAAAATGCCGGATTCCAAAAAAGCGATCTTTCCCGTTCAATTTTTGAAAACTGCGATATCGGGCATGGGGATTTTTCATCCGCTGTCATGGATAGCGCCCGTTTTACCGGGGTCATGGCCGAAGCAGCCTCATTTCAAGGCGCGGTTTTCAGCCAGGCCTTTTTTTCAGGGTGCAATCTTGGCGCCTGCAATTTTACACAAACGATCTTGGCTGCCTGTTCCATATCCGACACCAGCATGGACAAGGCCATGTTTCACAACGCCGATCTCACCGCCGCTACCATCACGGGGTCAAAGGCCCGGGAGGCCCGTTTTGACCAGGGCAACCTTGAAGATGTCTGCATGTCCCATTCCGACCTGGGCCAGACCTGCTTTGCCGGTGCCCGGCTCACCCGTGCCCGGTTTACATCGGCCGGACTTCAGGGCGCCGATTTCTCATCCACCCGGATGGCCGGTGCTCTTTTCATGGGGGTGGACCTTGGTTCTGCCAATCTCATTGCAGCCGATCTCAGCCGGGTGGAATTCAGGGACACGGTCCTTAAAAATGCTCACCTGACAAACACCCTGCTCAAGACAGTCCGGTTTCATCACTGTGACCTTACCGGACTTGATCTTAATGGGCACGCCTTTTCCGGGGCAGATTTAAGCGGAGCTATGCTGGCCGGGGTGAATTTTGCGGGCTGCACCCTGGAAGATATGGATTTTTCCAATGCCTGCCTTGCCAAAGCTGATTTTTCCATGGCTGTTCTCAAGGACACCACCCTTGCCGGGGCAGACCTTGGCGGGGCCGTTTTTCGGGGCGCCGTGCTGGATTACTGCGATCTTGGCCAGTGCCGGCTGGAAGGATCGGATTTTGAAAAAGCCCGGCTCAATCAAAGCGACCTCCAGGGCAATGATTTCTCCACGGTCAAGATTGTTGGCACGGCCTTTATCCTCTGCGGCCTGAAATCATGCTGTTTTGCCGGGACAGATCTTAAAGGGTGCGATTTCTCCGATTCAGATCTGAGCCTTGCCAATCTCAAGGGCGCGGATCTTTCGTTTTCAAAGCTACACCAGGTGAATTTTTCAGGTGCCGATCTTTCCAAGGCAGATCTTAAAGGAGCCCAGGGCAAATCCGTTGATTTTTCCGGTTCCAGGTTATCCGGGGCCGACCTGAAGGGGGCAATGCTGACATCAGCCCGCCTTGACAAAGCCGAGGCGGATTCGGCTGATTTCTCAAACGCTTTACTGGAAAGGGCCGAATTCAACCATGCCCGGTGCCCGAACGCCTTGTTTCAAAAAGCGGTTCTCTCTTTTTCGGATTTTTCCCATGCCGATCTCAGCTGTGCGGATTTCAGGAGGGCCAATCTGCTCCAGGCCAGGCTTCACCGTATTAAGGATCATCGAACCCTGATGGATGGGGCTTTGCTGACAGATGTCCGGTACACGGATGAGGATCTGGCCCGGGCCGAGGATTACACCCTGCCCAAACCAGGCACCTCTCTTAAAGACTGGCTGAAAGACATTGAATGA
- a CDS encoding DUF3540 domain-containing protein translates to MIHALKSPEDTGAPFYLKPALIANIDDETGQVLVALGSGTKATETFSAVPALSGGGQDLWPGQRVLVARGEDEILYIVGILDALGRRQKTDKIIRFESGARADVVGNATGLKLYSQTGGLVFEYDDASGKCRVNLPSGDMAFSADRGRMDFFAAEGFRFVSGGPLALSSQEGLSLSVSGPDEKTNRSSIELKPGVMAAESDQVDIRARSGHLNMEKACVKGNWLDFTAQDIRLSADKMETIAREMVQQVKDVYQTVEGLCQTTAGRIRTMVEESLHFKSRKIFVKAEQDVKIKGDKIHLG, encoded by the coding sequence ATGATCCATGCATTAAAATCCCCTGAAGATACCGGGGCTCCCTTTTATTTGAAACCGGCTTTGATCGCCAACATCGATGACGAAACCGGCCAGGTGCTGGTGGCGCTTGGGTCCGGTACGAAAGCAACTGAAACCTTTTCCGCCGTGCCTGCCCTTTCCGGGGGCGGACAGGATCTTTGGCCCGGCCAACGGGTGCTGGTGGCCCGGGGGGAGGATGAAATCCTTTATATCGTGGGAATTCTGGATGCGTTGGGCAGGCGACAGAAAACAGATAAAATCATCCGGTTCGAGAGCGGGGCCAGGGCCGATGTTGTGGGCAATGCCACCGGACTGAAGCTTTATTCCCAAACCGGGGGCCTGGTTTTTGAGTATGACGATGCCAGCGGCAAGTGCCGGGTGAACCTGCCTTCGGGGGACATGGCATTCAGCGCTGACCGGGGCCGGATGGATTTTTTTGCCGCAGAGGGATTCCGGTTTGTTTCCGGCGGCCCCCTGGCCCTGAGCAGTCAGGAGGGGTTATCCCTTTCGGTGAGCGGTCCGGATGAAAAAACGAACAGGTCTTCTATAGAGCTGAAGCCGGGCGTGATGGCGGCGGAGTCGGACCAGGTGGACATCCGTGCCCGGTCAGGACATCTGAATATGGAAAAGGCATGTGTCAAAGGCAACTGGCTGGATTTCACTGCACAGGATATAAGGCTTTCAGCAGACAAGATGGAAACCATTGCCCGGGAAATGGTGCAGCAGGTAAAAGATGTTTACCAGACCGTGGAGGGCCTTTGCCAGACAACAGCCGGGCGGATACGGACCATGGTGGAAGAAAGCCTCCATTTCAAAAGCCGGAAAATTTTTGTCAAGGCGGAACAGGATGTAAAAATCAAAGGGGATAAGATCCATCTGGGATAA
- a CDS encoding cobalt-precorrin-5B (C(1))-methyltransferase produces the protein MYLFTKQIPKSVNINLLRRHHSNAGVSAEIFVENGEALAEKTLNRRLGIEGGLSILGTTGLVKPLSHQAYISTIRFAMSVAGACGCDHVVLTTGRRSERFSQQIFTDLNEEAFIQIGDFFGMSMKCLAENKIPHATLAVFFGKALKMAQGFAHTHAAKSELTMEWLSDVVRDVGTGLVSFCVAENPQDIVGFQF, from the coding sequence GTGTATCTGTTTACAAAACAGATTCCTAAATCGGTAAACATCAATCTGCTCCGCCGGCACCACAGCAATGCCGGAGTGAGTGCTGAAATTTTTGTGGAAAACGGGGAGGCCCTGGCCGAAAAAACCCTGAACCGCCGGCTGGGCATAGAAGGCGGCTTGTCCATTCTGGGGACCACAGGGCTTGTAAAACCGTTGTCCCACCAGGCGTACATCTCCACCATCCGGTTCGCCATGTCCGTGGCCGGCGCCTGTGGATGCGATCATGTGGTTCTGACCACGGGCAGGCGCAGCGAGAGGTTTTCCCAGCAGATTTTTACCGATCTCAATGAAGAAGCCTTTATACAAATCGGCGATTTTTTCGGTATGTCCATGAAATGCCTTGCCGAAAATAAAATCCCCCATGCCACCCTGGCCGTGTTTTTCGGCAAAGCATTGAAAATGGCCCAGGGCTTTGCCCATACCCATGCCGCCAAGTCCGAGCTCACCATGGAGTGGCTTTCGGATGTGGTTAGAGACGTGGGCACTGGGCTCGTATCATTCTGCGTAGCAGAAAATCCACAAGATATCGTGGGTTTTCAATTTTAA
- a CDS encoding SPFH domain-containing protein: METPDNLDKDASKIIHLTAAFGKKNRLPKFNFKVPLIIKIVVGVVVLAGMGYGSFLKYIRPYEYGIKVNKIGLHRGVQKNVYETGLYLVLPFGIQEMYKLPKALQVLELTNNDRTAASDARVEKAAHIQTSDGFFVDVDVSIIYRISDPYKVFTDIGPGRLFEDNGIIPKTEPALKNNLGKLTTEEFFNSPMRVEKALAAKQELNEELKDKGIVVEYVLVRYFQYSDEIQKNIEEKKLKDQLVFKNQAEARAAIEGAKLTKIEQEGKVRVSVELEKGKAYVTRKQAEKDLYYRKKMAEADLLVKLAEAEKIHLKNEALLGKGAERMVGLKMAEVYKGIDVVILPSDGPSGVNPLDLNNALELFDVRTKGGAK, encoded by the coding sequence ATGGAAACCCCGGATAACTTGGACAAAGATGCCTCAAAGATTATCCATTTAACCGCAGCATTTGGCAAAAAAAACAGACTTCCCAAGTTCAACTTCAAAGTGCCGCTCATCATTAAGATCGTTGTGGGCGTGGTGGTGCTTGCCGGTATGGGGTACGGTTCGTTTCTGAAGTATATCCGGCCCTATGAATACGGCATAAAGGTCAATAAAATCGGCCTGCACCGCGGTGTACAGAAAAATGTTTATGAAACAGGTCTTTACCTGGTGCTTCCCTTTGGGATTCAGGAAATGTACAAGCTGCCCAAGGCATTGCAGGTCCTGGAGCTGACCAACAATGATCGGACAGCCGCCTCTGATGCCAGGGTTGAAAAGGCGGCCCATATTCAGACCTCTGACGGATTTTTCGTGGATGTGGATGTCTCCATTATTTATCGCATCAGTGACCCTTACAAGGTCTTTACCGACATTGGTCCCGGCCGGCTGTTTGAAGACAACGGCATTATACCGAAAACAGAGCCTGCCCTTAAAAACAATCTGGGAAAACTGACCACCGAAGAGTTTTTCAACAGCCCCATGAGGGTTGAAAAGGCCCTGGCGGCCAAACAGGAATTAAATGAAGAGCTCAAAGATAAGGGCATTGTTGTGGAGTATGTCCTGGTCCGTTATTTTCAGTACAGCGATGAGATTCAGAAGAATATTGAAGAAAAGAAACTCAAAGACCAGCTTGTGTTTAAAAATCAGGCTGAAGCCCGGGCTGCCATTGAAGGTGCCAAATTGACCAAAATTGAACAGGAAGGCAAGGTGCGCGTCTCGGTTGAGCTTGAAAAGGGAAAAGCCTATGTCACCAGAAAACAGGCGGAAAAGGATCTGTACTACAGGAAAAAAATGGCGGAAGCCGACCTTCTTGTAAAACTTGCGGAAGCAGAAAAAATTCATTTAAAAAATGAAGCTCTCCTGGGCAAAGGGGCTGAACGTATGGTGGGGTTGAAGATGGCCGAGGTGTATAAAGGGATCGATGTCGTCATTCTGCCCAGTGACGGGCCCTCCGGTGTCAACCCCCTTGATCTGAACAATGCCCTGGAACTTTTTGATGTCCGCACCAAAGGAGGTGCCAAATGA
- a CDS encoding DUF4150 domain-containing protein: MTAIFNALTKAGGQCLGFPDVCRVPAPPAPDIPTPFPNTGDSAQARKTSQKVLFAGKPVLTEKSEIPKSQGDEAGVNGGVVSGTNMDKIMFKKGSSKVIIEGHGCIHLTSPTSHNGSNANMPSGLVVSCSQAKVIVGL, encoded by the coding sequence ATGACCGCGATTTTTAATGCGCTCACCAAGGCCGGCGGGCAATGCCTCGGCTTTCCCGATGTCTGCCGGGTCCCGGCGCCTCCGGCCCCGGACATCCCCACCCCCTTTCCCAACACAGGGGATTCGGCCCAGGCACGCAAGACCTCCCAAAAGGTACTGTTCGCAGGCAAACCCGTACTCACGGAAAAATCTGAAATCCCCAAAAGCCAGGGGGACGAAGCCGGGGTCAACGGTGGGGTCGTCTCGGGGACCAACATGGACAAAATTATGTTTAAAAAGGGCAGCTCAAAGGTGATCATTGAGGGACACGGCTGCATCCACCTGACTTCTCCCACCAGTCACAACGGTTCAAACGCCAATATGCCCTCAGGGCTTGTGGTGAGCTGCAGCCAGGCCAAAGTTATCGTCGGTCTCTGA
- the tssI gene encoding type VI secretion system tip protein TssI/VgrG, which produces MKYLTQQKFSFICDALDEATFGVVMFKGFEALSRPFEFDIMLVTDEPDVDMDAAMNHTARFSIHGTDEKDVTVRGVLSGFEQLHQTGPYFFYRAVLVPRLWWLTLNRNNQVFIDHCLDDIISRLLKGVRIFQGIGFDFNLKSPCTKKEYVCQYGESHFNFISRWLEHDGLYYFFDQTENGEKIIFTDANICHADLKIHPSLSYQPASGQETLRMEHTLTSLSCRRRQLPHDILLKDYNYERPSMNVEGRAVVDENGRGSVYTYGEHFFTSEEGDALARIRADELRCRKKEFFCESSVPDVTPGYTFRLTNHFTQAFNQKYLIVEVMHQGSQTGYLISGIQKALAHLEQEVAYRNSFTAIPADVQFRAQRKTARPLMPGTLHATVDASGSGDYAELDAKGRYKIRLPFDIHSSHMDAKASCFIRMLQPHAGPPVTDQSRGPLPSGFHLPLRKNTEVLLTFINGDPDRPVIAGAVPNPLTRSTVDENNQTRNIFRDHFGNEMIFDSTPGDEHIRLYSPHHNSGWELGRSEKQWTDSDKTALLLGNSLKAGFGSDTSFTGGFGIDVLGGARIGGTMGAEHNVLAGASHNWTLGYRWEWSKGPFVQSTSKDAMITAREDIILGAGDEFCLAAGTQRPKEDSNYDIDNKNKSVIRATRKGITLSLGACLGETAEGNGKAHWFYPTETSKIEDDTKWALANGVSLIAFAGSMAGLLESIRKNSKGGEAVSGIAMTIFMLTAAITAKHLHRNNLSDSMIEPATHKEPSQKIWMYEDGTIGIVSTKGQNEPDKKAKIIIGVNEQIDGEPDSQFFYNAQNEVNSAPVKSKFKDFLGLESPNKPIVTNSCKKLGQGSNIIIKKDWIDIREGGTDPEAKPDSQILVKGNGVEIKVNDEQENTSYISIAKSSGNIFLNNTATNEGKISLFSKDKISLTSGAGRNIELTATGNGEITFQSSSVNVKAKIIHRNLEVQL; this is translated from the coding sequence ATGAAGTATCTGACACAGCAAAAATTTTCTTTTATTTGCGATGCCCTTGACGAAGCAACATTTGGGGTGGTGATGTTCAAAGGGTTTGAAGCCCTTTCCAGACCCTTTGAATTCGATATCATGCTGGTGACCGACGAACCGGATGTTGACATGGACGCCGCAATGAATCATACGGCCCGTTTTTCCATCCACGGGACGGATGAAAAGGATGTGACCGTCAGAGGGGTTTTATCCGGATTTGAGCAGCTCCACCAAACCGGCCCCTATTTCTTTTACCGGGCCGTACTGGTGCCAAGACTCTGGTGGCTGACCCTGAACCGGAATAACCAGGTCTTTATCGATCACTGCCTGGATGACATTATATCCCGCCTGCTCAAAGGGGTGAGGATTTTCCAGGGCATTGGTTTTGATTTCAACCTCAAATCGCCCTGCACGAAAAAAGAGTATGTCTGCCAGTATGGTGAAAGTCATTTCAATTTCATTTCCCGGTGGCTGGAGCATGACGGGTTGTATTATTTTTTTGACCAGACAGAAAACGGTGAAAAAATTATTTTCACCGATGCCAACATCTGCCATGCGGATTTGAAAATTCATCCGAGCCTGTCCTACCAGCCTGCATCGGGCCAGGAAACATTGAGAATGGAACATACTCTGACGTCTCTGAGCTGCCGGCGGCGGCAGCTTCCCCATGACATTCTTCTCAAGGATTATAATTATGAAAGGCCGTCCATGAATGTGGAGGGCCGGGCCGTGGTGGACGAAAACGGCCGGGGATCGGTTTATACTTATGGGGAGCATTTTTTCACCAGTGAAGAGGGCGATGCCCTGGCCAGAATCCGGGCGGATGAACTCAGGTGCCGGAAAAAGGAATTTTTTTGTGAAAGCAGCGTGCCGGATGTGACACCAGGCTATACTTTCAGACTCACCAACCATTTCACCCAGGCATTCAACCAGAAATATCTGATCGTGGAGGTCATGCACCAGGGTTCCCAGACCGGATACCTTATTTCAGGAATCCAAAAAGCCTTGGCTCACCTGGAACAGGAGGTGGCCTACAGGAACTCCTTTACCGCCATCCCGGCCGATGTCCAGTTCAGAGCCCAGCGGAAAACCGCCAGACCATTAATGCCTGGAACCCTGCACGCCACGGTGGATGCATCGGGCAGCGGAGACTATGCAGAACTGGATGCAAAAGGCCGGTACAAGATCCGCCTGCCCTTTGATATCCATTCCAGTCATATGGACGCAAAAGCATCCTGTTTTATCCGCATGCTTCAACCCCATGCCGGGCCTCCTGTGACTGACCAGAGCCGAGGCCCTCTACCATCCGGTTTTCATCTGCCCCTGCGGAAAAACACCGAGGTTCTGCTCACCTTTATTAACGGCGACCCCGACCGTCCGGTCATTGCCGGGGCCGTGCCCAATCCCCTTACCCGTAGCACGGTGGATGAAAACAACCAGACCCGGAATATTTTCCGGGACCATTTCGGCAATGAAATGATCTTTGACTCAACACCGGGGGATGAGCATATCAGGCTTTATAGCCCCCACCACAATTCCGGATGGGAGCTTGGCAGAAGTGAAAAACAATGGACAGATTCTGACAAGACTGCGCTGCTCCTGGGAAACAGCCTTAAGGCCGGATTCGGTTCGGATACCAGCTTCACCGGCGGTTTCGGCATCGATGTCCTGGGCGGGGCAAGGATAGGAGGCACAATGGGGGCGGAGCACAATGTCCTGGCCGGAGCGTCCCATAACTGGACCCTGGGGTACCGCTGGGAATGGTCCAAGGGGCCGTTTGTACAGTCAACCAGTAAGGATGCCATGATCACGGCAAGGGAAGACATTATCCTGGGGGCCGGCGATGAATTCTGCCTGGCCGCCGGAACCCAGCGTCCCAAAGAAGATTCCAATTATGACATCGACAACAAAAATAAATCCGTTATCCGGGCTACCCGCAAGGGCATTACGCTGTCCCTGGGCGCCTGCCTGGGAGAAACCGCCGAAGGAAACGGCAAGGCCCACTGGTTCTACCCCACGGAAACCTCAAAAATAGAGGACGATACAAAATGGGCACTTGCCAACGGGGTCTCCCTTATTGCCTTTGCCGGATCCATGGCCGGCCTTTTGGAAAGCATCCGGAAAAACAGCAAAGGCGGGGAAGCTGTATCCGGTATTGCCATGACGATTTTTATGTTGACAGCCGCCATCACGGCAAAGCATCTGCATCGCAATAATTTATCCGATTCCATGATTGAACCTGCAACACATAAGGAACCTTCCCAGAAAATCTGGATGTACGAGGATGGCACCATCGGTATCGTTTCCACCAAAGGGCAGAACGAGCCTGATAAAAAGGCAAAAATCATCATCGGGGTTAATGAGCAAATAGACGGGGAACCAGACAGTCAATTTTTCTATAACGCCCAGAACGAAGTGAACAGTGCCCCTGTTAAGAGTAAATTCAAAGATTTTCTAGGACTTGAATCCCCCAATAAGCCCATTGTCACTAATTCATGCAAAAAACTGGGGCAAGGCTCGAACATCATCATTAAAAAAGACTGGATCGATATTCGGGAAGGGGGAACTGATCCAGAGGCGAAACCGGACTCACAGATTCTGGTCAAGGGCAATGGTGTGGAAATAAAGGTTAATGACGAACAAGAGAATACATCTTATATCTCCATTGCAAAGTCTTCGGGAAATATTTTTTTAAATAACACGGCAACAAATGAAGGTAAAATTTCCTTGTTTAGCAAGGACAAGATCTCCTTGACCAGCGGAGCGGGAAGAAATATCGAACTGACCGCGACAGGAAACGGCGAAATCACTTTTCAAAGCAGCTCCGTCAATGTCAAGGCCAAAATCATCCACCGGAATCTGGAAGTGCAACTGTAA